The Streptomyces sp. TLI_105 DNA segment CCAAGGAGGTCGAGCTCTCCCAGACGATCGAGGCGGGCGTCTACGCCCAGGAGATTCTCGACGGAGAGGTGGAGAGCGAGGCCGGCGGGGCGACCCGCGAGGAGCTCGAAGCGCTGGTCGCCGAGGGCGAGCGGGCCAAGGACCTCTTCATCAAGTCCAACCTGCGGCTCGTGGTGGCCGTCGCCCGGCGCTACCCGCGCAGCGGGCTGCCGCTGCTCGACCTGATCCAGGAGGGGAACGCGGGCCTGGTGCGCGCGGTCGAGAAGTTCGACTACGCGAAGGGCTTCAAGTTCTCCACGTACGCCACGTGGTGGATCCGCCAGGCCATCACCCGGTCCATCGCCGACCAGTCCCGGACCATCCGGCTCCCCGTCCACCTGGTGGAGGAGCTCGGCCGGATCCGCCGGGTGCAGCGCGAGTTCAACCGCGAGAACGGCCGGGAGCCCGAGCCCGCCGAGATCGCCGCCGAACTCGGCTCGACGCCCGAGCGCGTCACCGACGTCCTGGACTGGGCACGGGACCCCGTCTCGCTGAACATGTCCGTGGACGACGAGGGCGAGACCCAGTTCGGCGACCTGCTCGAGGACACCTCGGCGGTCTCCCCCGAGCAGTCGGTGCTCACGCTGCTGCGCAGCGAGGAGCTCGACGACCTCATCGACAAGCTCGACCACCGGACGGCGTCGATCATCCGCATGCGGTACGGCATCGAGGACGGCCGCGAGCGGACGCTGACGGAGGTCGGCAAGGAGCACGGGCTGACCCGCGAGCGGATCCGCCAGAT contains these protein-coding regions:
- a CDS encoding RNA polymerase sigma factor RpoD/SigA, translated to MATRAVARRQTSAQSGAARASSVRAVGGEIADRDLVGMYLDEIARTPLLDAAKEVELSQTIEAGVYAQEILDGEVESEAGGATREELEALVAEGERAKDLFIKSNLRLVVAVARRYPRSGLPLLDLIQEGNAGLVRAVEKFDYAKGFKFSTYATWWIRQAITRSIADQSRTIRLPVHLVEELGRIRRVQREFNRENGREPEPAEIAAELGSTPERVTDVLDWARDPVSLNMSVDDEGETQFGDLLEDTSAVSPEQSVLTLLRSEELDDLIDKLDHRTASIIRMRYGIEDGRERTLTEVGKEHGLTRERIRQIEKHALLELKKMAHDTGFDAVA